Proteins found in one Magnolia sinica isolate HGM2019 chromosome 5, MsV1, whole genome shotgun sequence genomic segment:
- the LOC131245427 gene encoding G-type lectin S-receptor-like serine/threonine-protein kinase SD2-5, which produces MQPWKWVTGLLLLISFSYSLHAQPYDYPTANLSTLWINDPSIITHNVSFLDGSSVRSILLRGSLGPRFACGFFCNRTNGACDSFLFAIFIVQTNSVSYITSPAIGFPQVVWSANRNNPVRENATLELTQEGDLVLRDVDGAMVWSTNTSGKSVVGMNISETGNLVLFNRNNSIVWQSFDYPTDSLVLGQNLMEGQRLTASVSVLNSTQSLLSLSVIANGLSAFVASDPPQIYYKRTSSRTKNSTEPSYMRFMNGSFAFFTSSSEPSLQDFDFTVPLASSVQYMKLESDGHLRVYEWGAGWKVVADLITGSILGVCGYPTICGDYGICSNGQCSCPRGIAGDYFTQLNARQPNLGCSAITPLSCQTPQYHHLLDLADISYFNYADDDAAVLKGTDAESCRDACMKNCSCKAALFQYGGNSSYGDCFLPSRLFSLINNQQEVTHYNSSAFIKVQIPPIAPSPNPSNGANAPLSFGKKKIRTAVILGSSLAAVFGAFLLICICIMVLRRKNGEREEEEEEDFFDQVPGMPMRFSYENLKAATGNFFNKLGEGGFGSVFEGTLDDGTRVAVKRLDGIGQGKREFLAEVETIGSIHHVNMARLIGFCAEKSYRLLVYEYMCNGSLDKWIFFRKYQKPALDWQTKRKIIIDVAKGLAYLHEECRQRIAHLDIKPHNILLDENFNAKISDFGLSKLIDRDQSHVITRMRGTPGYLAPEWLSSKITEKVDVYSFGVVVLEIVCGRKNFDESQSEESIHLLSLLKSKAEEDRLLDVIDKQDKDMQSHGEETMKMIKLAVWCLQGDFTRRPSMSMVVKVLEGVMDVEPGLDYNFLTSTRTAAHKEVDLGVSAPPLASVLSGPR; this is translated from the coding sequence aTGCAACCTTGGAAATGGGTAACTGGCCTTCTCCTTCTAATCTCCTTTTCTTACTCTCTTCATGCTCAGCCTTATGATTATCCTACTGCAAATCTCTCTACTCTGTGGATAAACGACCCCTCTATCATTACCCATAACGTGTCCTTTCTCGATGGATCTTCCGTGAGATCCATCCTTCTTAGAGGAAGCTTAGGTCCTCGTTTCGCTTGTGGTTTCTTCTGCAATAGAACCAACGGTGCTTGTGATTCATTCCTTTTTGCCATCTTTATAGTCCAAACCAACAGTGTTTCTTACATTACGAGCCCGGCGATTGGATTCCCTCAGGTAGTCTGGTCTGCAAACAGAAACAACCCCGTTAGAGAGAATGCAACTCTGGAGCTGACCCAAGAAGGTGATCTAGTCCTGCGTGATGTAGATGGTGCCATGGTCTGGTCTACTAACACATCTGGTAAATCTGTCGTGGGCATGAATATCTCAGAAACAGGTAATCTGGTGCTCTTCAACAGAAATAACAGTATTGTTTGGCAGTCTTTTGATTACCCGACGGACTCGTTGGTTCTTGGTCAGAATTTGATGGAGGGGCAAAGGCTAACAGCTAGTGTTTCGGTATTGAATTCTACTCAAAGCCTGTTATCTCTTTCTGTTATTGCCAATGGATTGTCAGCTTTTGTTGCATCTGATCCTCCACAAATCTATTACAAGCGCACGAGTAGTCGCACTAAAAATAGCACCGAACCGAGCTACATGAGATTCATGAATGGAAGCTTCGCCTTTTTCACATCATCATCCGAGCCAAGCCTTCAAGATTTTGATTTCACGGTGCCTCTGGCATCATCTGTTCAGTACATGAAGTTGGAGTCTGATGGGCATCTGAGAGTATATGAATGGGGAGCAGGATGGAAGGTAGTAGCTGATCTGATCACTGGCTCTATATTAGGTGTTTGTGGTTATCCCACCATTTGTGGTGATTATGGGATTTGCTCAAATGGGCAATGCAGTTGTCCTAGAGGAATTGCTGGGGACTATTTTACACAATTGAATGCGAGGCAACCCAATCTCGGATGTTCTGCGATCACCCCATTGTCTTGCCAAACTCCTCAATATCACCATCTTCTAGATCTTGCAGATATCTCTTATTTCAATTACGCTGATGATGATGCTGCAGTTCTTAAAGGAACAGATGCAGAGAGCTGCAGGGATGCCTGCATGAAGAACTGTTCTTGCAAAGCTGCTCTGTTTCAATACGGTGGAAATAGTTCTTATGGGGACTGCTTCTTACCATCCCGGCTGTTTTCATTGATAAACAACCAGCAGGAAGTAACCCATTATAATTCTTCTGCATTTATCAAAGTGCAGATTCCGCCGATAGCTCCGAGCCCTAATCCTTCAAATGGAGCAAATGCTCCTCTGTCTTTCGGAAAGAAAAAAATCCGGACGGCAGTAATATTGGGCTCCAGCCTTGCAGCTGTGTTTGGTGCGTTTCTTCTAATTTGCATTTGTATCATGGTTTTGAGaaggaaaaatggtgaaagggaagaggaagaggaagaggatttTTTTGATCAAGTTCCAGGAATGCCCATGAGATTCTCATATGAAAATCTGAAAGCTGCCACTGGCAATTTTTTCAACAAGCTTGGAGAAGGAGGATTTGGGTCTGTCTTTGAAGGAACTCTAGATGATGGTACTAGAGTTGCGGTGAAGCGCTTGGATGGCATAGGTCAAGGGAAGAGAGAATTTCTTGCAGAGGTTGAAACCATTGGTAGCATTCACCATGTCAACATGGCGAGACTGATTGGCTTCTGTGCTGAGAAATCCTACAGGCTTTTGGTTTATGAGTATATGTGCAATGGGTCCTTGGATAAATGGATTTTCTTCCGTAAATACCAAAAGCCTGCTCTTGATTGgcaaacaaaaaggaaaattatAATTGATGTAGCCAAGGGACTCGCATATCTCCATGAAGAATGCCGACAGAGGATTGCACATTTAGACATTAAACCCCATAACATTCTCCTAGATGAAAACTTCAATGCGAAGATTTCTGATTTTGGGTTGTCTAAGCTGATTGATAGAGACCAGAGCCATGTAATAACACGAATGAGAGGGACTCCAGGGTACTTGGCTCCTGAATGGTTGAGCTCAAAGATCACAGAGAAAGTTGATGTCTATAGCTTTGGAGTTGTGGTTCTAGAGATAGTGTGCGGGCGGAAGAACTTTGATGAATCTCAATCTGAAGAAAGCATTCATCTACTCAGTCTGCTGAAAAGCAAAGCAGAGGAGGATCGGCTGTTGGATGTAATCGACAAGCAGGACAAGGATATGCAATCTCATGGAGAAGAAACCATGAAGATGATAAAGCTTGCAGTGTGGTGTTTACAGGGTGATTTCACAAGAAGGCCCTCCATGTCAATGGTGGTGAAGGTTTTAGAAGGCGTGATGGATGTGGAACCTGGCCTCGACTATAATTTCTTAACTTCAACACGAACAGCAGCTCACAAGGAAGTTGATTTGGGTGTTTCAGCTCCCCCCTTGGCATCAGTTCTATCTGGACCCAGATGA
- the LOC131245426 gene encoding putative pentatricopeptide repeat-containing protein At1g53330, whose amino-acid sequence MLSAFLQMGKNLKTVSPFRFSSFLRLEEDPVLALRLFQNPNPSSPKPFRHSALSYDLIISKLARAKLFPDMEQILLQMKQQRHRFVPKESLFCHVISSYGRSRMPGPALHTFDQIPSFGSLRTIRSLNSLLSALLACREFEKIREFYLDLDQYAVPDACTYNILINACCLNKSLCDAWNMFDEMRRRGIQPNVITFGTLISALCANSMLDEAFRLKEDMIRVFHVKPNVFIYTSLIKGLCQMNELDLAFKLKDEMLSDETVALDSAVYSTLISGLFKVGRKGEIVGILEEMRGNGCKPNTVSYNALIAGFCGEKEFDSAFAVLDVMREEGCKPDVFSYNVIIAGLCKEARLRDACDLFEDMPRRGCFPDVVSYRTLFDGLCNGKEFKEAAQTLDEMLFKGHKPRAVSVQKFVEGLCKEGIVELLGSVLNSLMKGNAIDIDTWKMVIGIVCHKSELLKTCAVVDSLRMA is encoded by the coding sequence ATGCTCTCTGCTTTCTTACAAATGGGGAAAAATCTCAAAACCGTTTCTCCATTCCGCTTCTCCTCTTTCCTCCGCCTCGAAGAAGACCCAGTCCTAGCTCTCCGCCtcttccaaaaccctaaccctagttcCCCAAAACCTTTCCGCCACAGCGCGCTCTCCTATGACCTCATCATCTCCAAGCTCGCCCGTGCCAAGCTCTTCCCCGACATGGAACAGATCCTCCTCCAGATGAAGCAGCAGCGGCACCGCTTCGTCCCCAAAGAATCCCTCTTCTGCCACGTCATTTCCTCCTACGGCCGCTCCCGCATGCCCGGCCCCGCCCTCCACACCTTCGACCAGATCCCTTCCTTCGGCTCCTTAAGGACTATCAGATCTCTCAATTCCCTTCTCAGTGCGCTCTTGGCTTGTAGAGAATTCGAAAAGATTCGTGAATTTTATCTAGATCTTGATCAGTACGCGGTTCCCGATGCATGCACCTACAATATTCTGATTAACGCTTGCTGTTTGAATAAGTCGTTGTGTGATGCTTggaacatgttcgatgaaatgcgtAGAAGGGGAATTCAGCCGAATGTCATTACTTTCGGAACTTTGATCTCCGCCCTTTGTGCGAATTCGATGTTAGATGAAGCTTTTCGGCTGAAAGAGGATATGATACGAGTGTTCCACGTGAAACCAAATGTTTTTATCTACACTTCGCTGATCAAAGGCCTTTGCCAGATGAATGAGTTGGATTTGGCTTTTAAGCTTAAGGATGAGATGTTGTCGGATGAGACGGTTGCATTGGACTCAGCGGTTTATTCGACTCTGATTAGTGGGCTTTTCAAAGTAGGTCGTAAGGGAGAGATCGTTGGAATTTTGGAGGAGATGAGGGGGAATGGATGTAAGCCTAATACAGTGTCTTACAATGCATTGATTGCAGGATTTTGTGGTGAAAAAGAATTTGATTCTGCGTTTGCAGTCTTGGATGTGATGAGGGAGGAGGGATGTAAACCAGATGTCTTTAGTTATAATGTGATTATTGCAGGCCTTTGTAAGGAGGCTAGGTTGAGAGATGCATGTGATTTGTTTGAGGATATGCCAAGGCGGGGTTGTTTTCCTGATGTTGTATCTTATCGGACGCTCTTTGATGGATTATGCAATGGGAAGGAATTTAAGGAAGCAGCACAAACTTTGGATGAGATGTTGTTCAAGGGACATAAGCCTCGTGCTGTAAGTGTACAAAAGTTTGTAGAGGGGTTGTGTAAGGAAGGGATTGTTGAGCTGTTGGGGTCAGTTTTGAATAGTTTGATGAAAGGAAATGCTATCGATATTGATACATGGAAAATGGTGATTGGCATTGTGTGCCACAAGTCTGAGCTGTTGAAGACATGTGCGGTTGTTGATAGTTTGAGAATGGCATAA